ACTTAGTTTTAATGCCTATCTTCGTAGGATATTGAATCAGATTATAAGTTATTTGAAAATCGTATTTAAAGTATAGGATTTATAAAATCCTTAATCATCGGTGTTTGACCCTCATTTTGAGAATCAATACTCATGTTGTCCTTATATTCACCATTGTCATTTtaatccactgggttaactttattctgtttttctgttaacgagaagggcaattcagtcattttatatgtaattctgttaactagaagggcaattcggccacataaaatgaccgaattgcccttctcgatAACAGAAataatagatgaagttaacctgGTGGGCTAAAATGGGCAACGATGAAACTATTTGGATCCATAGGcaaaaaataaaagttttaaaCTAAAATGTgaaaatggcccaaaccatagGGAATAAATTAcatttagggtaaattactttttgagtccctgtgttttatgtgttttaactagttgagtccaaaagcaaaaagtttaacgacctgagtccctataagcattttctttaaccatttgagtccatttTTTGGATGTCTGTTAAGTCAGCTGTTAAGTCCCCCCACGTGCAGTCCACGTGAGGGGTATTTTCGTCCATTTAACCCTATTAAGCCTTTATTCCACCTGCATTTATCTCACCAACCTCACCAACCTCAATTAAAAAGGTTTTTTCACCCCCAAATCTTTTCACTCGCTCAATTCCACTGATAAACTTCAATTCATCGTCGATCACCATATCTAAACGAATACGACTTACCCAGAAAACCTGAAGCTTATGGCAGAGACGGATAACAGGTTTCAACTGCTCAGCATCAACGTTCGCATAGCTAAGATTTAACGACGTAAGAGTAGCGCAAATCGGAACAATCGCAGGAAGATACTCCGGTGCGATTTCTCTAAACCCCGAAAGACAAACAATCGATCTGCAAGCAGCAAATGCAGAAAGATAATCTGATTCTCGACTGTTGTCATTTTGTGGTTGTTCCTCCGAAGGACTAAAAGATCCAGTTCCTAAATGAGTCAACCGTGGCGCCCTGATAAGCAACCGATAAAGCTGCGATATACTAACATGCCGATTCAATCTAGGTGATCTAGCCACTAGCTTCTCTAAAGACTCAAAATTTATAGCAGATTCAACACAATCAAAAGCTAAAGATTCCAAATTTGTCACACCATCACCCGGAAAACACGAAATACAGTCAACTTCATCATCAGTAACCTCATCCTCAATCAATTCAAGAACTCTCAAATAGCTAAAAACATTCATCAAGTAGATAACTTTTTTCATCTAAAACACAATTTAAACAAATACCCAGATAGCTAAACAACAGATCTAACCCTTATATAACATAAAGTTAACAAATTGGAGATAAAATCATTACCTGCACTcactaacaacaacaacaagtcCAGAGGTACCAAACCCATCACAACAGACCAAAACAAGCTCTTTAAAATTGGGAAACGAGTGGGCCACCACAGCAAGATCATCATCAGTAACAGACATCCGTTCAAGGTGGATCTTTTCAAGCGCACGATAAGCAGATGCCGTGTTTATGATCAACGTTACACCTAAAATGATTATTTTTCTTGAATGACGAGCTTGATTTGAATCTTTATGCAATGTTTATGATCAACGTTACCCCCAAATCTTTCACTCGCTCACAATTCCATTGATAAACTTCAATTCATCTCGTCGACCATCATCTACAAGAACGAAGAATAATGTGAAAGATTTGGGGGGTGAAAATAGGGTTTTAATTGAGGTTGATGAGGTTGGTGAGATAGATGCAGGTGGAATAAAGGCTTAATAGGGTTAAATGGACGAAAATACCCCTCACATGGACTGCACGTGAGGGAACTTAACAGCTGACTTAACAGACATCCAAAaaatggactcaaatggttaaagaaaatgcttatagggactcaggtcgttaaactttttgcttttggactaaactagttaaaacacataaaacacagggactcaaaaagtaatttacccttacaTTTAACtcattatttaaatatataaatctTTTACGCACGTATAGCACTATAAAACCCTCTCTCTTACACTCTATAGCGAAACATTCGTTTACGGAATTACGCTAATCTCTCCATTCTTCGACGATTCATTTTCCGAATCCCTAATCTGCCATACACAGGTATGAATCATACGCCATGATTGTGTATATAGTTATATGAACTATATCTAATGTTATGCAGTGCAACAGGTATCGTCTATACATGATCGTGAAGCACACTGTAACGAATTGCATGTTTGCcgtgaaaattagggttttgtaaaaCCTCGATCGTTATTTCCCGTAATATTTCTCTGTTTGGGTTTGTGTATGATCGTAGAGTGTTCAACAACTTAGTTATAGGACTTGTATTTGTGTTTCTATAGTTGCATGTTGATTTGCTACGAATTTGTATTTGTAtatgatatatcggttatcggtgaGATATCTGTgcaaaatatcggtaccgatgaTATCAGTGATATTGACCGATTTTTCCGAgatcagtacctttcttcttagtaccaccattcgtctttcttcttattgttgctattagtgttttaagtcttagttgTTAATTGTTAATGTTAAAAGTTTTAAGTCTTAATCaattcctacttgctacaattgttagtgttttgcaagttgcaaaaggtaattttgttaatggtaggagagtatactgaattcttAGTGTTAatttgctatatatataaattctgcatgatattaaaattatcgATATACCATTGCGATTActgatatctcaaatatcggtcctttaCTGATATCTGactttttaccgcattaactgcttagATGTTGTGCAAAACTTTGATCAACTTAGTTTAATTAAATCAGATGTGTGTATGCCTAAAACATTTTCCAGGTGTTTAAGTGCTTTCGCATTGCTAGTTGTAGAAGTCTAGAACATGGCATCATCGGATGACGAGGGGGAGACATATCCAGACGCTATCATGGATTATGTTTTTTATGATAAAGATAATGACCCCATTTCATTTTCAAAGTTACCCGTACAGTGGAATGACAACGAGAGTTCAAGTGCTAACACAGGGCCCGTTTATTTGAGTGGCCTTGTTGATAATGGTAGGAGAAAGATATACCAGCAGGTGATAGCATGGAAGTATGATATGTTAACTACAGTTCCCCAGATCTCCGTGCTTTTCAAAGATAACCACTGGATCAAGctagaaaaacctaaaaaatgttacaaaaatatgATCAGGACAATATTTGTCTCCGTGCATTGTCTCTGCTATCTGAAAAGAAAACCAGAAGCACCAGAGAAATCTTTATGGAACCACCTCTCGAAAGTTTTCAGGTATCTCTAGTTTCGGTGTTAATGGGGTTTAATCGTTATATGTATGAGTTTTTAGGACTTTTTCTTTCCGTTTTGTAGCTCGTATGATGTAAACCCTTCAGTGAATGATCTGATAGATCATATTAGCTTCATCAGAGAAGCTGTAAAGAGGGATGAAACATTGGAAAAATCCAAGGTTTgtcttgttttattattttttgtgtTGTTTTGGTTATTCAATTTCAGCCCACTTACTCGTGAATGGGTTTTTGGGTTATGTACTGTCTCTAATGGGTCAAACTAGTGAAGTCAATAAAATAGCTTAAAAGGAAATGGGTCGAATGTGTAGAAAGTTTTCCAAAGTAATTTTTGTGCATGAGATCCCCTGAATCACTTAATTCAAAAATTTAGATTACTATCAGAGTAATATAATCTTGTAATCATATTTGACGCATTAGTAATTTACGACAGATCAAAACGTTTGA
This genomic stretch from Helianthus annuus cultivar XRQ/B chromosome 8, HanXRQr2.0-SUNRISE, whole genome shotgun sequence harbors:
- the LOC110870484 gene encoding transport inhibitor response 1-like protein — its product is MSVTDDDLAVVAHSFPNFKELVLVCCDGFGTSGLVVVVSECSYLRVLELIEDEVTDDEVDCISCFPGDGVTNLESLAFDCVESAINFESLEKLVARSPRLNRHVSISQLYRLLIRAPRLTHLGTGSFSPSEEQPQNDNSRESDYLSAFAACRSIVCLSGFREIAPEYLPAIVPICATLTSLNLSYANVDAEQLKPVIRLCHKLQVFWVSRIRLDMVIDDELKFISGIERVKRFGGEKTFLIEVGEVGEINAGGIKA